A part of Palaemon carinicauda isolate YSFRI2023 chromosome 8, ASM3689809v2, whole genome shotgun sequence genomic DNA contains:
- the LOC137644868 gene encoding annexin B11-like, with protein sequence MKLVIVALSLSLILGVAMAFPGPVPVALPSPAADASPAADPHRRRFFGGGFGLGGFGLGGFGGGFGHGFGHGFGHGFGGHHHHHHHGHGFGHGFGHGFGHGHGHFFG encoded by the exons ATGAAATTG gtTATCGTAGCACTGTCACTCAGTCTTATCCTTGGGGTGGCAATGGCCTTCCCTGGTCCAGTGCCGGTGGCACTGCCGAGTCCCGCTGCAGACGCCAGCCCAGCAGCAGATCCCCACAGAAGAAGATTCTTTGGAGGAGGATTTGGACTCGGAGGATTTGGACTTGGAGGCTTTGGAGGAGGATTTGGACATGGATTTGGACATGGATTTGGACATGGCTTTGGTggtcatcaccaccaccatcatcatggACATGGTTTTGGACATGGTTTTGGGCATGGTTTTGGTCACGGTCACGGTCACTTTTTCGGTTGA